AGCCAGACACGGCTGCCGACCTTGCGGATGCGTTTAACCGTGTATTCGGCGTTCACGCAGGCGACGACGATGGAGCCGCTGACCCATTCGGCGGCACGGTCAACGATCAGCAGATCGCCGTCATAGATGCCGGCGCCGGTCATCGAATCGCCAGAAACGCGGAAGAAGAACGTGGCGGCGGGATGATCGATCAGGGCCTTGTTGAGGTCGATCCGGGCTTCCAGGTAGTCGTCGGCAGGCGACGGAAAGCCTGCGGGCATGCGGAACGCCAGCAGTGGGCGGGATAGCTGCGTGTCGAAGCTGGGCGTAATGAGGGTGAGTGTAACGGCGGGCTGCATTCGGGTGCTGGTTTTCTGGGTGAGGCTAAAGCTTGCACCTCCTGGGGGCCGGTGGCAACCATTTTTTCATCTGGCAAAATGCGGGCTTGGCAGAAGGCTGCATGCATGTGGTAAAATAGGGGACAAATGGATAGGATAGCTGACGCTTCCTCAAGATAAGGAATGGCCTGATGTCATCACGATCGGATTACCTGTTCAACACCGAAAGGTTGTACGATTTTCTTCTACAGCGGCAACGCCGCATGTCGGAAGAAGTCATAGCGATGAATCGTGATGAAATTCTCAAGATGAGTGAAGAGGATTTATGTAATTACCTAGTTGATAGATATTCTGTCCAGCCGCCGGTGATGAACGTCGATGCGAAAGAGATTTCGGATGATCGGCCGATCCAGGTCTCGCGGCCCAGTATGTGGAATGACGGCAGGGTTTTTCAGGTTCCGGCCCAACTGCTGGTCCTGAGC
This window of the Paludisphaera borealis genome carries:
- a CDS encoding LexA family protein, with the translated sequence MQPAVTLTLITPSFDTQLSRPLLAFRMPAGFPSPADDYLEARIDLNKALIDHPAATFFFRVSGDSMTGAGIYDGDLLIVDRAAEWVSGSIVVACVNAEYTVKRIRKVGSRVWLVPENVQFPTIEVTEESDCEIFGRVTGSVRQF